One Glycine soja cultivar W05 chromosome 7, ASM419377v2, whole genome shotgun sequence genomic window, AAGACTTTACCTCAGGCCTACGAGTGTGACGAATTAGAAATTTGATACACATGTTATTATCCTTATCAGAGCATAGAACCACCCTATCAACTACTTCTCCTCCATTACCCTTGAATGATTGTGCATTGGACCGATATGCActgtttaaaagaaaaacattagaaaaaatgTGAACCAGCATATATTCAACAATAACCTTCCTACATTTgaaccaaaattttaaaaaaaaaatacaaacctaTCGGGCAAATTTGCTGCAGATCCTGTTTTTGGAGTACGTGTATCAATCGGTGATTGTTTATTGATATAGATGTCATATGGCCTAAGAATTTCCCCTGGAGCAGCAATACCATCATCATCAAGTATCTACAGGAAGCAAGAAAACATCCAATGGCAtaagaaacaattttatttcCCCTAGAGCAACAATACCGTCATCTCAAATATGGTAAATCTGTATTTTAGGGATTAATTGTAGAAATTTATCCCGCTAATTATAGCCTTGCAGATTTCTCTCTAGTATTGggatagaatttaattttctttcctttttttaaggATCCTAATTAATGTACCCAATTGATTCATGGAATGAAATCACCTTTTTCCCAAATATTTCACAgatcatgtataaaaaaatttacataattgaGACATCTGTAGATATGCAATTCAATAGTTCAATAGGAGCTATTTACTTATGTTTTAAACAGCATATTGTATGTTAAAGTAAAGTGATGTAATAAGACATCGATCTTTAAATTGTATGCAATTTTGTAAACTTGACATACtttataaaactttaaatttaacaattaaatttataaaatttacttttagaaGGACAGTTACCCCTTGTTTGGTTGTGAGGAAAGTAAGGGAGAGATGGAAGTGAATaggtgagaaaagaaaagaagataaataGGTGAGAAATAGGGTGGAAATAGAGGTTGTTTGGTTGAAGAGTAATAGACTGTAATAGAaggaaaatatttgaattaaagatgTTTGTGTTGGGAAAGCCACCTTAATTGTGGACACCCCTTAGCCCGTCTTAGTTGTGGCCTCTTTGGGGGTTGCCTGAAGTGCAACCTTGAGGGCAGTGGTTTAGTGGTTTAGTCCCACATCAACTAGTGAGATGGCCAAAATAGTGTATATAAGTGGAGAGAGCAATCCCCACCTTACAAGTTGTAGGGGATTGAGTTAGGCCCATAACCCACATCCTAAGAATTTGTTAGGTAAAAattggaaaagagagagaaattaatattgagtaaaaatacattttattattattattattattattttttattttcatagattcttattatttattttattgttattattattattattataaaagaaactgGAGGGGATAATAGAAAAACTTCACCGGGACCCACTGCTTTTGTATATAATCTTTAGCTTTTCTAATAATGTTGAATAAGGAACGAACAATTTGTTAATCGACACAGCTGGACACATTTCCGTGCAATTCTTCTCTTCTATGCGCAGAAATATTTTTTGGTGGGATCCActgctttttaaaaaaagaaaaaatcactcCACTTCTATTCTACCAAACAACTCAATTTTCTCACTGTCACTCTCTCTTCCTTCCTCTCCCCCTCCATTTCTACTATACCAAACACACCATTAGTAAAGTGTCACTTTACAGAGTTCAATACCTAATGTCACTTTAACCAACAGGTTATAAGATAAAGTAAACCTAAATCTTAAGCAAATAACTAtagtaaaatgaattaataattaatttctatgAACTATGAAGACATTACCTGCATACGTCCTGCAGTGTCAGCAGTTCTATTAGGCCTAAGTATTCGGTCTGACGTGTCATTCGAGTGCTTCTGAATGATGGCATTATACCTATACAGCAGGGAAGATCAAGACCAGAAATGCTACCTTAAAAAGCTTAGACAATAAAATATGCAGCAaccaaaagcataaaatcaccAAATAAAATTGCATACTTTTTCATAACTATACAACGACCAAACCCACGATCAAGAGATGCCTTGTTCATGACAATGGCATCTTCTATATCATAACCACTATAGCTCATTACAGCTACCGTGGCATTTTGACCGGCTCCAAGCTTATCATATCCAACCTAAAATGAAATAGATTAACCAAAGCCCTTCAATCATcaagaaattaaacaacaaaattaTACTAACCAGCTCAATTGTCTTTGTTGTAAGCAAAGGTCGTTGAGGATAAACTAGTAGGTAAAGCAAGCTGTCCATCCGGCGCAGCTACAACAAGACCAAATAAGTTCATCAATTATGTACTCAGTATGAAATTTTCTTTACCCTGCTCTACTAAAAAGGTTGAGTGAAGCAATATAGTTACTCAACAAACGATATGCAAACAGAAGAAACAGTACCAAGCCACAGAAACAAAACATTTGAAACTAGACTTATTTTCGGCAGAGAAAAGGTGCTATAAAAGTCTCTAAATCAGCCATGTCCATGCTATGGACCAATGGGCTAACATCTTCACAAAAGCTCTATCTTCACTACAATTTGGAGAACTTCATgagaaactcttttttttagttctctTTGATCAACACCTCCAGAGTTTGAGGGGGTATATTAGAGTAATCCCTGGATCACTGCAGCTCTCTACTATTGATATTGGTCTGGGAGTTACTATACTGTTATGAAGTTAGTTTGCCTACAGTTCTTACAGTTGGGTACCATTAGCTTATGTCAATTGTACAGTGGTGTACAGCTGTTATTATTTTAGGAAAGTAATTATGTTTCTTTGAGTGTATAATTTAGTGCCTCTGAACAGtttcaaattatcaaataatagaAAAGGGCTACTCAATGTACAAGGCTCCCATCAAGAGGAGTCAGGGAAGGGTAGATGTACACAGCCTTACCTTTATCACAAGACAGCAACTTTACTGTTGCGAAAAGGCTCGCccttttaaaactataaaaaatatctaagaCTTCATTTCTACAATTTTCTCAAGTACTCAGATCCTGTAGTTACCTCAGGCACCAACATGAGGACATGCAGTATTTGTAAGCCTGGAACAAATAGTTTTTTATATGGATTATATAGAAAAGTAAGATAAAATCCATTTctggaattttaatttgatagcTTCAGCTTTTGGATATATAGTTACATGATAACAATCAAGTTCAGAATCCAAAAGTAACTCAATCATAATTCTTACTGTATATCCTTCCTAAAAGAGCCTGTGATTAAAACTTATAGAGATCTGAAATAGTCACTCTTCAACAAACATAAAATACAAGggaaaatatatgatttatacACATGTGATATATAGGCATATATTAAAGGCAATATTCTCCATGTCTTCGATTGTTAGAATGTGAGTTTagacctaactcaaccccaaaagctagcttaaggggtgagggttgcccctcacttatatactctaacTTGACTTTATCTttagccgatgtgggacttgggtttTTCCCAATACACCCCCTCACGCCCAACACTTCTTGGGTTTGGTACGTGGATAACATGGTGGGTGACCCTTTGAACGATTCTTGGATATGCTTTGATACCATCTTATAttcttagaatgtgagtttagggttaactcaaccccaaaagctagctcaagggGTGAGGGTTGTCCCTCACTTATATAATTTAACTTGACTTTATCTttagccgatgtgggacttgggtttTTCCTAATACATCCCCTCACACCCAACACTTTTGGGCTTGGTGTGTAGATAACATGGTGGGTGGCCCTTTGAATGATTATTGGATATGCTCTAATATCATCTTAGATTCTTAGAATGTGAATTTAGGTCTAACTCCATGCATGCATTACggtgaaattagtgaaaattgatccattcaaaacaaaaatttatacttggtgattttaaaaaatgggaATATAATTTCATGGAGTCTAAAACATCATGCAATTGTTGAACTCAAGTCATATAACCAAGAAAACTTTACTTACCTGGTTAAATGCTATATTTCCCATAGCTTGCTTACCCATTGCACACTACAGTGAGCAAAACAATAGTAATTTCAGGTTGGAAGAGGAACTCACTTTATTCATAGAAGTGTCATATCTCAGGTAGTTATACATAGAGGGGGGAACCTGATACGTGTTTCTAGGTGACTGATTATGATGAGGATATGGAATTAACCCTGCAATAACTCCCAAGATGGTAAAAGGCTCAATCTCAATATGAGTAGTTTCTGATGTGGCATCTCCTTCATATAAAGCAATCTATAGAGAAAAAAGGCAACTAAGATTATCAGTTGTCacaaataagataagatttcaTAGATGAAAGAAGCTAAATGTAATTAGATCAGAACAAACCAAAGCGTTGTTTTCTTCATTAACATCAAGATACTCAAGCAAGCCATCTCGTAAAAAATCATCAAACGTGCGTACTCCATCCTGAAAAggtataaaattgaattttcacAAGCTACTTTCTTTGTTTCCAGGATGAAAGTATATGATACACTTACCATTAACTCTTTCATATGATGCTGTTTGATTCTTGATATTCCCTTGTCAGCAATGACCAGGGGACGGCAAACTCTACCACCATCAGAAGCTAAGTAGACACAATGCTGTAGACatgttttttttccattaaGACCAGCATCCATTCACACATTTGCAACATTCAAATAGTAGTTGAAGTACAATAACTAAatggaaataataaatattatgatttagAGCAAACAAATACCtcctaaaaaagtaaaagaatacaCTAGAACCAAATAGTATTCTCTTGAACTAAACAAAAACTTATCAAccacaaacaaaataattgaagcaTAAAACAGGAAAATAACAGAAACAAAGGGGGTGGGGAAAAAACATGAACAGAATTATTTACCTGCTTTTCATTGACATAGACAGACACAAACTCACCAATTTTACCAGCTCTCCGCAACTTTCTAATTGCAGTAGCAAAACGCTTGAATAAAAAACAATGTTAAGGTtaacaataaataagaaaacaatcatgaatgcatattttttttacaaattatacaTTTGATGAAAGAGAGACAAATACCAGTGGCCTCCTATGCTTGCCAAGGATTAAACCATTAAAAATGACAAGAAAGGAATCTGGTGTATGAAGCTCCTCTGCAGAGAGATCTTTCATGTCTTCAACGCCCAAAGACTCGCACTGTCACAGAAACAGAAACAGTGAAACACTATAAAATGCTATACATCTACAGCAAATAATGAACTATATGGAAATCTCCTGTATTTTACATCTATATCAAACAATACACATTGAAATAGCAACAATGACTATTTCAaccattttttataagaaaaaattttccagataaaagggagaaaaaaaaaattggaaaggaCAAGGTATTTCCCAAACCAAGGGGAGGTGTGGGATACTGAATCTTCAGCTTAAGCCCAATAATTGAGCTGAATAGGATAAGGATATGTTAAGAGAATTATAATAAAGGGCTTTAGAAGTTAGTTGTAtgtacatttataattttttttttcacaatctttTCTTTATCAAAAATTGAGTGTGATCTTTTCATTCTAAATGACAGCATTACtggaatattattaatattttttttggaaaatagattttgaaaaacttatatGGGCTTGGCCCACATGCCTTTATGTACATAACCTAGTAATATAAATATGAGAGTCACTACACATTGGAGTGGAGTGGATCCCATTATAGTTTATTGACACACctctttatctttttctctctctactcTACATGGTATCAAGAGCCAGGTAGGGTTTGGTGCCATCTTCAGCAGCCTTTCTCCACAACCCTAAAAAACTGCCAAAGGAGGCCAACCAAGACTGTAGAGGGGGGGAAACTGTTTTTGGCAGCCAAAACATGATGAATGCTGTGGAAGAGGGAgatcatatgtttttttttttttttggggggggggggggcacaACCCTGAACGCTCATGTTTGGCAGGTGGGTTTCATTCTGGGGACTAAGTAGGTCAATTTCAAGTTCTTAACAAAGCCTAGTGGATTCTGTGGCTGTGGTGGTTTGGTGCCATTCTGAGGTGTTACAATGTGACCTAATGCGTTTTTAGAGTCAAAATTGTTTCTCGCTGATTGGATGGTGGATAATAATGTCTAACAGTAAAGGCAGCTCTAAATGGCATATTACTGTGATCATTACTACTTCCTCCAAACTAACCGATATTAGATGGTGAGAACTATGAAGCGGAAATATCTGGTTGAGGTTAGTCTTGGAGGGATGGGTAAGGAAGATCACTTCACGGAAATATGTTCAGATGAGTTGAATGCAGCAGTGGTATGGAATATGGAGGACAAATGGATCCTAACCTTACTCGTCAATTCTATGTGAGCGGTGGAAAGGAAGACAATGGTTCAGCATTGATCAGTGGTGGAGGAGGAATTTGATCGGAAGCCATGGAAGCTTGGGTCTAGGGATCGAACAGGGCTCTTGATACCATAAGAGAAAAACTAAAGAGAATGAAGAAAACTAAAACTGTTATGAAATCTGTTATTGTATTAATGAATCAGTCAGTTACAACAGAATTACACAATGGTTTAAATAGAGCATTCTAACTGCAGAAGCAGTTAGATAAACTAACTAACTCTTATGCTGAGTCAGCAATGACTCAGCTGTATCTACTATATACTATTAAAGCAGAACAAGCCATTTATAGCTGATTTGTTTGTACAGTAAAGAACCAACTACCTACTGAGAGCTGATTACAGAGTACAGCTGTCAAACTAACTGGATTTAAAAAACACATTACAACAACTACACGGACTACTGGAGTAAAACAATACTCTAAAATAATATCCAATCCTCCCTTCTTATGTTAgcttttaatttaaagaatagGGACTCCAACTAGGCTACAGCTTACCAATGAACTATCTAAACTATTTTTGCTAAGAACATAATGAATGGTGATAAGCTGGCTATGGAATAGGGATCAATAACTGTCATATTTGCATACAAACATTTTACACTAATAATTAGGCAAAAACAAATGATTGTTCTTTGTCAGCCTTCTCCTAACaacttatatttttagttccaaTTAAATTAGTTATCGATTTAGTATCAAAGCCCTTATGACCAACTGCTCAAGAGATCAATGATCTATGTGTGgtcataattaaattgaattttagcCTCAACAGAAATTTTGAAGATGCCATAAATCCCACTACCTGTATAAATAGTTTACAATAGTCACAATGATAAGTAGTAAAGGAAAATTTCATCAACCTACAATATCATAAAACATACCAGAGAAATCAAGGGCTTCTCCTCTTCATCAGTGGTAACATGAGTCATCAAAGCCAAGTTCTTTACTAGTCCACAAGACTCACCTTCAGGGGTATCACAAGGACAAAGCATGCCCCACTATCAAATGGAAGAGATCAGAAAAGAAGGTATGAGTTCATAAGGAGATAAAATTTTACAAGTTCCAGTAAAAAGAGTACAAGAAAAACTAAGTAAAATAAGAATACAACAACAAGAGTCTTTTCCCACCAAGCAAGGTCAGttacaaggataaaaaaatcCCAGCATTTCTATCCAAAACTCATAAAACATGAGAATGATCCATCAAAATAGCTACAAAGTGAACTGCATCTCACCTGGCTAGGCTGCAAAGCTCTAGGTCCACTTACTTTCCTGGACTTCTCAAACTGTGGTGAAACTCTTGTCATGTGACCCAAAGCACCAATAAATGATAACCTTtgtaacacctgtaaaaagagaAACTTCATCAGAGGATATATGTCGTATGTGTTAGATAATTCCAGGCCCCGTACATGGGTCCCTAGGTACCTGAGCAAGAGCAGGTGACTTTGTCATAGTAAGTATCAAGAGAAAGGAAGGAGATATTTGAAAGGGAAACAAAATACAACCTGTGTCATTCCTTTCCTTTCCATTCTGAaccttttaatttcaaaattaccaGTGGAGAGAGTCCTTTCCAGACCTAGAGTGATGATACTCCGAGTCCGAGTAAGAAGCTATGAACATtcccaaagaaaaaaagtaaatagaAAATCAGGCATGCTAAGATCAGGTTGAAAGAACAAAGCAATAAACAACAATTGTGAACAAAcatgataaaatgataaaagcAGCACAATTTATAGATTTTACATTGATAACAcgttaataaataaagtttcaGCTACATTTCAACTTTGAGATTCCCCACAAACCATCACTCTGTCAAGATCAGAAACAAGCCAAAAAATCACACTTGTTCTGACGTTAACTGCTTGTCAACTTCATATGTTAAAACAATGAGAAATTGCTCCTTCTTTTGTCTCAAATAACAATATGTATGCACCAAACAGAGATTGTAATAGGTTGACAATCAAAATTATAGCCAAGATTTACTTGGACTAACAAgccaaaaattaagataaaaatcaGATGGAAAGAAAACTGTATAAAAGCAACTCTTTAATGTGACAAACCAGAGGATTCAGGACAGCTTTAGCAAGATTAAATTTGATTCAGGAATGTTTAATTTCATTCACATGATGCTTGATTCTACATATTAAAGAGTGCTTACAGTACATATGTCAAAATTCTTAGCCTTGTCCGGCTTTTCTAACATTTTGTCTGTCAAGTTCTTAACTTCAGTTGTCATTGACTTAAAGAGATCCTACGCCAGAAAGAAGAATATCaattaatacaattaaaaatgtaCAAAGGATATCTGCAAAGGCAAGGTGCGTGTCAAATTAAACATGATAGTACCTCAAAAAGCAAAGATATTAACTGGCCAGATAACTCCAACCGCTTGTTTCCCACATAATCCTACAAGTTCAAAGAAGCACTTAGTAGATGATGCTAACACTTCTCCTTCaagtaaaaatcaaaagaaaattaaaagattatcaATAACTCTTCTCCTTCATTGTGAATATCGAAAGCTAATAGCAAGCCATATGGTGTAAACACCTATGTTAGAGATATCAAGTTATGTTGTTATGTGTACTGGAATACAGTGCACAACACTGTATCATATACAAGCTAGTTGGTTCTCTTTTACTACCAGTTACAATCAGATAGAGTTAGTTATAGACTTATAGTTAAGATTCTGTTGTAACCTCTTTTGTACAGAGTAATTGTGTTCTCCAGCTCAATATATACCTTGTATTAGTTTCAGTTTCAATCATGAAAAACAATATAGTCTCAGATTTTTAAGAGGGTGTCTTTCTAAGATCAACAGAGCTCcgctgcatgtttttctttatcttaATTATTTGGTTAGTCCTTGAGAATTTCTTATCATCTTGCATTTGTATAGTTTTCttctatattaataataaattctttgtttatcaaaaaaagaaagaatgagaGAAAT contains:
- the LOC114418870 gene encoding DNA-directed RNA polymerase III subunit 2-like isoform X2; translation: MGLKHDPLQNPPNQFNGGNKLPGDHCGDSGFDQRVLTAPIKSAVDKFQLLPEFLKVRGLVKQHLDSFNYFVRTDIKKIVRANDLIVASRYPHIYLRFLNVGIGKPSIMIDEVTEDLTPQTCRLSDLTYAAPICADVEYTLGSHDKPDIKRKLKVEIGRMPIMLRSCCCVLHGRDEAELAKLGECPLDPGGYFVIKGTEKVILIQEQLSKNRIIIDTDKKGNITASVTSSTEKIKTKTVVVMEKEKLWLQLNKFPKKVPLMVVMKAMGMESDQEVTQMVGRDPRYSFLLLPSIEECTKCKVYTREQALEYLDKLVKRPTYSNNAAEKEGAAFSALRDVFLANVPVDQDNFRPKCIYVAVMMRRIMDAILNKDAMDDKDYVGNKRLELSGQLISLLFEDLFKSMTTEVKNLTDKMLEKPDKAKNFDICTLLTRTRSIITLGLERTLSTGNFEIKRFRMERKGMTQVLQRLSFIGALGHMTRVSPQFEKSRKVSGPRALQPSQWGMLCPCDTPEGESCGLVKNLALMTHVTTDEEEKPLISLCESLGVEDMKDLSAEELHTPDSFLVIFNGLILGKHRRPLRFATAIRKLRRAGKIGEFVSVYVNEKQHCVYLASDGGRVCRPLVIADKGISRIKQHHMKELMDGVRTFDDFLRDGLLEYLDVNEENNALIALYEGDATSETTHIEIEPFTILGVIAGLIPYPHHNQSPRNTYQCAMGKQAMGNIAFNQLRRMDSLLYLLVYPQRPLLTTKTIELVGYDKLGAGQNATVAVMSYSGYDIEDAIVMNKASLDRGFGRCIVMKKYNAIIQKHSNDTSDRILRPNRTADTAGRMQILDDDGIAAPGEILRPYDIYINKQSPIDTRTPKTGSAANLPDSAYRSNAQSFKGNGGEVVDRVVLCSDKDNNMCIKFLIRHTRRPELGDKFSSRHGQKGVCGTIVPQEDFPFSEKGICPDLIMNPHGFPSRMTVGKMIELLGGKAGVSCGRFHYGSAFGERSGHADKVETISETLVSKGFNYSGKDFIYSGITGCPLQAYIFMGPIYYQKLKHMLQISH
- the LOC114418870 gene encoding DNA-directed RNA polymerase III subunit 2-like isoform X3, with the translated sequence MGLKHDPLQNPPNQFNGGNKLPGDHCGDSGFDQRVLTAPIKSAVDKFQLLPEFLKVRGLVKQHLDSFNYFVRTDIKKIVRANDLIVASRYPHIYLRFLNVGIGKPSIMIDEVTEDLTPQTCRLSDLTYAAPICADVEYTLGSHDKPDIKRKLKVEIGRMPIMLRSCCCVLHGRDEAELAKLGECPLDPGGYFVIKGTEKVILIQEQLSKNRIIIDTDKKGNITASVTSSTEKIKTKTVVVMEKEKLWLQLNKFPKKVPLMVVMKAMGMESDQEVTQMVGRDPRYSFLLLPSIEECTKCKVYTREQALEYLDKLVKRPTYSNNAAEKEGAAFSALRDVFLANVPVDQDNFRPKCIYVAVMMRRIMDAILNKDAMDDKDYVGNKRLELSGQLISLLFEDLFKSMTTEVKNLTDKMLEKPDKAKNFDICTLLTRTRSIITLGLERTLSTGNFEIKRFRMERKGMTQVLQRLSFIGALGHMTRVSPQFEKSRKVSGPRALQPSQWGMLCPCDTPEGESCGLVKNLALMTHVTTDEEEKPLISLCESLGVEDMKDLSAEELHTPDSFLVIFNGLILGKHRRPLRFATAIRKLRRAGKIGEFVSVYVNEKQHCVYLASDGGRVCRPLVIADKGISRIKQHHMKELMDGVRTFDDFLRDGLLEYLDVNEENNALIALYEGDATSETTHIEIEPFTILGVIAGLIPYPHHNQSPRNTYQCAMGKQAMGNIAFNQLRRMDSLLYLLVYPQRPLLTTKTIELVGYDKLGAGQNATVAVMSYSGYDIEDAIVMNKASLDRGFGRCIVMKKYNAIIQKHSNDTSDRILRPNRTADTAGRMQILDDDGIAAPGEILRPYDIYINKQSPIDTRTPKTGSAANLPDSAYRSNAQSFKGNGGEVVDRVVLCSDKDNNMCIKFLIRHTRRPELGDKFSSRHGQKGVCGTIVPQEDFPFSEKGICPDLIMNPHGFPRLLSEYLSRFDSL